One region of Catenuloplanes indicus genomic DNA includes:
- a CDS encoding winged helix-turn-helix transcriptional regulator, which produces MTAIAGERARRVLPGLDLLPHTLRIAPRDVSALITGPNPDVVLVDGAHGFGSRSGLVEARDTCRLLRATGLSSPLVAVVDEAGLAAVSAEWAVDDVVLVTAGPAEIEARLRLVTARRTAQAAGTNGMVTAGELLIDPATYAAKLKGVPLDLTYKEFELLKFLAQHPGRVFTRDQLLREVWGYDYFGGHRTVDVHVRRLRAKLGSEYESMIGTVRQVGYKLVLPPRPEPQLLTPEIERILA; this is translated from the coding sequence ATGACCGCCATCGCCGGCGAGCGCGCCCGGCGCGTCCTCCCCGGGCTCGACCTGCTCCCGCACACGCTGCGGATCGCGCCCCGCGACGTGTCCGCGCTGATCACCGGTCCGAACCCGGACGTCGTCCTGGTCGACGGCGCACACGGCTTCGGCAGCCGCTCCGGCCTCGTCGAGGCCCGCGACACCTGCCGCCTGCTGCGCGCCACCGGCCTGTCCAGCCCGCTGGTCGCCGTCGTCGACGAGGCCGGCCTGGCCGCGGTCTCGGCCGAGTGGGCGGTCGACGACGTGGTGCTGGTCACCGCCGGCCCCGCCGAGATCGAAGCCCGCCTCCGCCTGGTCACCGCCCGCCGTACCGCACAGGCCGCCGGCACCAACGGCATGGTCACCGCCGGCGAGCTGCTCATCGACCCGGCCACCTACGCCGCCAAGCTCAAGGGCGTGCCGCTCGACCTCACCTACAAGGAGTTCGAGCTGCTCAAGTTCCTCGCCCAGCACCCCGGCCGGGTCTTCACCCGCGACCAGCTGCTCCGCGAGGTCTGGGGCTACGACTACTTCGGCGGCCACCGCACCGTCGACGTCCACGTCCGCCGCCTCCGCGCCAAGCTCGGCTCCGAATACGAGTCCATGATCGGCACCGTCCGCCAGGTCGGCTACAAGCTCGTCCTCCCGCCCCGCCCGGAGCCCCAGCTGCTGACCCCGGAGATCGAGCGCATCCTGGCCTGA